The Chloroflexota bacterium genome has a segment encoding these proteins:
- a CDS encoding extracellular solute-binding protein, with protein MDKKRTLSRRRFMKASGVAAAAVFMAACAPAAPPQAPAEEKAEAPPPAAKEPITLRYRSWHSPEASVGDKAWYEWLSENYAQEAPDVTLKFEFVPFGSEYIQKVLADYAAGTPPDLLHSSIIWARDFYDRGVLLDLDDYLDAVPELAPDQFYGEATNRYRSKNGKYYGVPWEGPDSSIIAINSKLAQEVGLDPHGEDIKTWDDFVEAAKALTKREGGEIVQAGFLVTSMRYIEPFASWMYSNGGALHDDAITQPTFNNERGKQVLQLQLDLLNKHQVSFPISPERQDTQLFLQGKAGMIYAGTWSTTHFEGIAPEGFEYWFMLFPQGPMGDGPSTTTWSNMFVLPKKTKYPDRAFELMRYCTTPPVVIKRFELSTRTTPLKAIFESEAWQQLLKKYPQLEVKIPAAEAGGVYPYFPFFTEANDALGTELERVILGEKDIEEALAEGEKKVQEVIQRRQKELEKS; from the coding sequence ATGGACAAGAAAAGGACTTTAAGCCGTCGGCGTTTCATGAAGGCCTCTGGTGTAGCCGCAGCGGCCGTCTTCATGGCGGCCTGCGCGCCCGCTGCGCCCCCGCAAGCCCCCGCCGAGGAGAAGGCCGAAGCCCCACCGCCCGCTGCCAAGGAGCCCATCACGCTGCGATACCGCAGCTGGCACTCGCCTGAGGCGTCCGTCGGCGATAAGGCATGGTATGAGTGGCTGTCCGAGAATTACGCCCAGGAAGCCCCCGACGTCACCCTCAAATTCGAATTCGTCCCGTTCGGGTCGGAGTATATCCAGAAAGTCCTAGCCGACTATGCTGCCGGAACGCCTCCCGATCTCCTGCACTCCTCCATCATCTGGGCGCGCGACTTCTACGACCGCGGCGTGTTGTTGGATCTCGACGATTACCTCGACGCGGTCCCAGAGCTCGCGCCGGATCAGTTCTACGGGGAGGCCACCAACCGATATCGCTCCAAGAACGGCAAGTATTACGGGGTGCCGTGGGAGGGGCCGGACTCGAGCATCATCGCGATCAACAGCAAGCTGGCCCAGGAGGTGGGCCTGGACCCGCACGGCGAAGACATCAAGACATGGGACGATTTCGTAGAGGCGGCCAAAGCGCTTACCAAGCGCGAGGGCGGCGAGATCGTCCAGGCCGGTTTCCTGGTGACCAGCATGCGCTACATTGAACCTTTCGCCTCTTGGATGTATAGTAATGGCGGCGCGCTGCATGACGATGCGATCACGCAGCCAACATTCAACAACGAGCGCGGCAAGCAGGTCCTGCAGCTACAATTGGATCTCCTGAATAAGCACCAGGTCTCGTTCCCCATCTCTCCGGAGCGACAGGACACGCAATTGTTCCTGCAGGGCAAGGCGGGCATGATCTACGCCGGCACCTGGTCCACGACGCACTTTGAAGGGATCGCGCCTGAGGGATTCGAGTACTGGTTCATGCTCTTCCCCCAGGGGCCCATGGGGGATGGCCCCAGCACGACGACCTGGTCGAACATGTTCGTGCTGCCTAAGAAGACGAAGTATCCGGACAGGGCCTTCGAGCTGATGCGATACTGCACAACGCCTCCGGTCGTCATCAAGCGCTTCGAGCTTTCCACGCGCACCACGCCCTTGAAGGCCATCTTCGAGAGCGAGGCCTGGCAGCAGCTGCTGAAGAAGTATCCTCAGCTGGAGGTCAAGATCCCGGCTGCCGAGGCCGGCGGCGTCTATCCCTACTTCCCCTTCTTCACGGAGGCCAATGACGCGCTCGGTACGGAGCTGGAGCGGGTCATCCTGGGCGAAAAGGACATCGAGGAGGCGCTGGCCGAGGGCGAGAAGAAGGTGCAAGAGGTCATTCAGCGACGCCAGAAGGAGTTGGAAAAGTCATAA